In the Zingiber officinale cultivar Zhangliang chromosome 5A, Zo_v1.1, whole genome shotgun sequence genome, CCATCTTCGCCCCCCGCAACGAGGCGCTCGAGCGCGACCTTGATCCCGAGTTCAAGCGCTTCCTCCTCGAGCCACGGAACCTCCGCTCTCTTCAGACTGTGCTCCTCTACCACGTCGTCCCCGCTCGAATCGGTTCCGGCGGCTGGCCTCAGGCGCGCCACCCCACTCTTGCCGGCGATCACCTCCATCTGGAGGATAACAAGGTTGGCCTCGCTGCCGTGGTGCATCCGGACGCGGTGATCCGCCCCGATGGTGTGATTCACGGCATCGAGCGGCTGCTGGTGCCTAGATCTGTGCAGGAGGACTTCAATCGCCGACGCAGCCTTGCGGCCATTTCAGCCGTGCTTCCCAGGGGCGCGCCTGAGGTGGATCCCCGCACTCATCGCCTGAAGAAGTCGGCGCCTCCCGTCCCCCCGGGCACCCCTCCTGTGCTCCCAATCTACGATGCCTTGGCCCCAGGACCATCGCTAGCGCCCGCCCCCGCGCCGGGTCCTGGCTCTGGCAAACATTGGTTCGACGGGGAAAGCCAAGTAAAGGACTTCATCCAGACTCTTCTCCTTTACGGAGGCTACAACGAGTTCGCTGACATACTGGTTAATCTCACGTCGCTCGCGACGGAGATGGGTCGGCTGGTGTCAGAGGGCTACGTGCTGACGGTGCTGGCGCCCAATGACGACGCCATGGGGCGGCTGACGGCGGATCAACTCAGCGAGCCAGGGGCTCCGGAAGCCATCATGTACTACCACCTTATCCCGGAGTACCAAACAGAGGAGAGCATGTACAACGCCGTTCGACGGTTCGGCAAGGTGCGTTACGACACGTTGCGGTTGCCGCACAAGGTGGTGGCACGGGAGGCCGACGGCTCCGTCAAATTTGGCGCCGGTGAGGGATCCGCCTATCTATTCGACCCAGATATCTACACCGACGGCCGTATCTCCGTCCAGGGCATCGACGCCGTCCTCTTCCCACCCGACGAGGAAGCGCCGCCCGCCACTTCCCTCTCCCCGTCCGCCCGCAAGGCTGAGATCGCTCAGGTCAAGTCCAAGTCAAAGCTCAAAGCCAAGCTCAGAAGAGGTAACCACCATTCTCTTCTTCAAACCCTTCTATCGGATTACGATATCTCTCGTTGGCACATTCCGGCAAGATTCCTTTTTTTTACATCGTTTGTCATCATACGAACTCACCAACTATACTTAGTGAATAACTTGCACATTAGCTCATCATGTGAACGAACTGTCGGTAGCGATTTATGCTTCTTGGTGAACGATTACTATTTGTCTTTCTTGCGTGCCTCTCTGATCTATCTTCTATTCCTCCCTTTTATTAGATGCAAAAGTAGAGTTTTTCATCTCTAATTCTCGACCATTTCAATTGTTCAGCATGAATAGTTGATTTGTCACAACCAGTGTTATATAAATATGCATTTGTATTCTTCTGGTTGCAATAGAAAACACCTCTGTGATTCATTTTTTCCTTTACAACATGGTTTAAGCCGAGTTGTTGGATgaattttctgtttattttacATAACGTGCACCATTAAGTTGTTTGCATTGAGTCAATGCAGGGAAATTATTGGAAGTTGGATGCAATTTGCTTGGGGCTTTGGGTCAACGTCCTCGCTTTGCCACATGCCAATAAATCCATTCAACAATCAATAAACATGTTCTTGGTGAGGTGATGAAGTTGAGTGTTTGTAATGTTCATACTAGTGAAAATACTGATGCCTGAGATTCAAGAACATGTAAAGGAAGccattttttgttttgttttgtttctgtTGTCATCCATACTTGTTTTACTACAAAGTCAATTCCACATGATtccttttaaatttcattttcttatttatttgtgTTGGTTTAGGTATGAAATGTGAATCTCGTTCTTGTTATTTTACTCTCTAGGATGAATATTCCAGTGGatgtataaaaatattctaatttaataaattaaaatatacaatATAAAAGTTTAAGTGTAATAAGTAATGACTTTATAGATAATTCATATAAATAGTAAATTTTGTTGGTCAGAATATGACCAGTTAGAAatctttattttctaattatAATGTAtgtatgtaattaatatataaatatgatattattaaaatgTTTTTGTACATGCATGCATATATTCTGGTTGATCATATTCTGGTCATTTAATATTATCCATTGATAAATAGTAGATGATGAATTATATATGATTAAGAGCTTTAAATATTGAGAAGTTTATTGAGATGTTTTACGGATTATTGAAATGAAGAATAATGGAAGTGGAATTTTGGATTAGATAATAAATGAGAATATTATAAAGAAAGTTAGAGTGATGattattgaaaaaaatttattaaaatatatttaaaataatataaatatatacttaaatgatcaataaaaatatttcaattaggTAATGAAAAAAAAGACCACGATAAGTATACACTGAAATATATTGGGACTAGGGCtcctaaatatatttaaaatgatataaatatatacttaaataatcaataaaaatatttcaattaggTAATAAAAAAAGACCATGATAAATATACACTGGAATGGAATATATTGGGAATAGGGCTCCTATTACATTGGGgctcataaaaaaatatatatatatatatatatatatatatatatatatatatatatatatatatatatatatatatatatatattttgagtttggatatt is a window encoding:
- the LOC121979510 gene encoding fasciclin-like arabinogalactan protein 15; protein product: MDLPSLGGATDLLLVFVFSSVAVSVSVSASTSSSSSPAMPGSDSSATTLATAATSAGQINSNSVLVALLDSHYTELAELVEKALLLPSLEAAVGRHNLTIFAPRNEALERDLDPEFKRFLLEPRNLRSLQTVLLYHVVPARIGSGGWPQARHPTLAGDHLHLEDNKVGLAAVVHPDAVIRPDGVIHGIERLLVPRSVQEDFNRRRSLAAISAVLPRGAPEVDPRTHRLKKSAPPVPPGTPPVLPIYDALAPGPSLAPAPAPGPGSGKHWFDGESQVKDFIQTLLLYGGYNEFADILVNLTSLATEMGRLVSEGYVLTVLAPNDDAMGRLTADQLSEPGAPEAIMYYHLIPEYQTEESMYNAVRRFGKVRYDTLRLPHKVVAREADGSVKFGAGEGSAYLFDPDIYTDGRISVQGIDAVLFPPDEEAPPATSLSPSARKAEIAQVKSKSKLKAKLRRGKLLEVGCNLLGALGQRPRFATCQ